The stretch of DNA TCAATTCTCCATCCAACCCAACGGGCATGCTTTATTCTGCGGATGAGCTGAAAGCGTTAGGAAAAGTGGCCCTCCGCCATAATATCTGGATTGTATCTGATGAAATTTACGAGAAGCTTGTATACGGCGACAACAAGCATGTATCGATCGCCCAATTGTCTCCTGAATTAAAAGAGCAAACGATTGTGATTAACGGAGTATCGAAATCTCACTCCATGACAGGCTGGCGCATCGGATATGCGGCTGGTAATGCGCAAGTGATCAAAGCGATGACAGACCTTGCGAGCCATTCAACATCCAATCCGACGTCGACAGCTCAATACGGTGCGATTGCAGCTTATAAAGGCACGCAGGAGCCTGTAGAAGTGATGAAAAAAGCGTTTGAAGAACGCTTAAATATTATTCATGCGAAATTAAATGAAATTCCAGGGGTTACATGCTTAAAGCCGCAAGGTGCTTTTTACTTGTACCCGAATGTAACAGAAGCAGCGGCCCTAACAGGTCACGCAAATGTGGATGACTTTGTGACAGCACTCCTTGAAGAAGCAAATGTAGCGGTAGTGCCAGGCAGCGGCTTTGGCACACCGGATAATATCCGTCTTTCCTATGCGACATCACTTGAATTGCTGGAAAAAGCAGTTGAGCGCATTGCGGATTATGTAAAATCAAACCAAAAAGGGTAATATCGATTAGAAAAGCGGTCCATTCGGGCGGCTTTTCTTTTTTTCCGTGTCCTAGTATAATATGAAGCATTGCAAAGGGTCGAGGTGGAATGAACATGAAAGAAAAAGAAATGATGATTCGCTGGATGGAAAAGGGTGCAACAAGCATTCCGAACGTTCTGTTGGAAAACTACAAGCGGCTGTCCTTAAATGAACAGGAAATGATGGTGCTGCTGCATATTTACGCATATGCGCAAAAAGGCATTACCTTCCCGAGCTTTGAAGAGCTGTCGAACCGTATGTCGATGTCGTCTTCTGACTGTGCAGGCTGCGTGAAAAAGCTGATTCAAAAGCAGGTCGTCGCAATCGAACAGGGCAGCCAGACCGGCTATGAGTTTTATTCGCTGGAACCTCTTTGGCACAAGCTGGCTTCCATTTTTGAATCAGATGCGAGAGGCCAGTCGGTGCAGCAGGCTATGGTTGAAGAAAAAGACTTATACAGTTTATTTGAAGAAGAATTCGGCCGGCCGCTTTCCTCTATTGAATGTGAAACATTGGCGCTCTGGATTGACCAGGATGGCCATGAGCCGCCTGTGATCAAAGCAGCGCTCAGAGAAGCAGTTCTGTCTATGAAATTGAACTTCCGCTATATTGACCGCATTTTATTTGAATGGAAAAAGCAAGGGATTAAAACGGTGGAGCAGGCGCGCGAGCAGGGGAAAAAGTTTCGTAAACCCACTGGAACCGAACAAATTTCCCGTTCCGAACATGCCGTCCCGTTTTACAACTGGCTGGAGCAGTAAGGAGAACAGATCAATATGCTGAACAAAATTCAAATTCGCCGCTGCCTGGATACATTTGCTGAGATGTTTCCGGACGCACACTGCGAATTAAATCACCAAAATCCGTTTGAGCTGGCCGTAGCAGTCGCACTGTCAGCGCAATGTACGGATGCGCTCGTCAACAAAGTAACCAAAGGGCTGTTTGAGAAATACAAAACGCCGGAAGATTATTTAGCGGTTCCGCTTGAAGAGCTGGAGCAGGATATCCGCTCCATTGGATTGTACCGAAACAAAGCGAAAAACATTCAAAAAATGTCGCGGATGCTGCTGGAGGATTTTGGCGGTATTGTCCCTGACACACAGGATCAGCTTGTTAAGCTGCCGGGTGTCGGCCGAAAAACCGCCAATGTTGTAGCTTCTGTTGCATTCGGTGTTCCTGCTATCGCGGTTGATACACATGTAGAGAGGGTGTCTAAGCGGCTCGCTTTCTGCCGCTGGAAGGACAATGTAACCGAAGTGGAAAACACGCTTATGCGCAAAATTCCAAAGGAAGAATGGTCAGATACACATCATCGAATGATTTTCTTCGGCCGCTATCACTGTAAAGCGCAGGCACCTCGCTGTCCGGAATGTCCGCTGCTTGATATATGCCGGGAAGGAAAAAAACGTATGAAGCTTGGAGGCACGCGTGTATGACAGTAAGGATCCCTGAAGAGCTTCGGTATTTTTCAACTGAAGGGGAAGCAGAACTGCCCGAATCC from Domibacillus sp. DTU_2020_1001157_1_SI_ALB_TIR_016 encodes:
- a CDS encoding pyridoxal phosphate-dependent aminotransferase; this translates as MDVQLAERVKALTPSTTLAITAKAKELKAQGKDVIGLGAGEPDFNTPDHIIEAAYESLKGGQTKYTPAGGLAELKNAIIEKFQQDQGITYKANEIIVTTGAKHALYNLFQVILNEGDEVIIPTPYWVSYPEQVKLADGVPVYIDGKESNDFKITPDQLEAAITEKTKAVIINSPSNPTGMLYSADELKALGKVALRHNIWIVSDEIYEKLVYGDNKHVSIAQLSPELKEQTIVINGVSKSHSMTGWRIGYAAGNAQVIKAMTDLASHSTSNPTSTAQYGAIAAYKGTQEPVEVMKKAFEERLNIIHAKLNEIPGVTCLKPQGAFYLYPNVTEAAALTGHANVDDFVTALLEEANVAVVPGSGFGTPDNIRLSYATSLELLEKAVERIADYVKSNQKG
- a CDS encoding DnaD domain-containing protein, which codes for MKEKEMMIRWMEKGATSIPNVLLENYKRLSLNEQEMMVLLHIYAYAQKGITFPSFEELSNRMSMSSSDCAGCVKKLIQKQVVAIEQGSQTGYEFYSLEPLWHKLASIFESDARGQSVQQAMVEEKDLYSLFEEEFGRPLSSIECETLALWIDQDGHEPPVIKAALREAVLSMKLNFRYIDRILFEWKKQGIKTVEQAREQGKKFRKPTGTEQISRSEHAVPFYNWLEQ
- the nth gene encoding endonuclease III, which codes for MLNKIQIRRCLDTFAEMFPDAHCELNHQNPFELAVAVALSAQCTDALVNKVTKGLFEKYKTPEDYLAVPLEELEQDIRSIGLYRNKAKNIQKMSRMLLEDFGGIVPDTQDQLVKLPGVGRKTANVVASVAFGVPAIAVDTHVERVSKRLAFCRWKDNVTEVENTLMRKIPKEEWSDTHHRMIFFGRYHCKAQAPRCPECPLLDICREGKKRMKLGGTRV